GGCGGACGGCTGCGGCGGCCCGCTGACCGTGCAGTCCTACACCATCATCGAGGGCACCTCCCCGGGAGCGGATGCGGCCGACTACATCGTGGGCGACCCGATTCAGCTGTGATCCGCACGGAACGGCGATCAATGCGGTGACGGCCGCGGTCACGGTGAAAGGCATGCCCGCCGAGCCGTAGTCGCGCTCGACTCCGGCCGCCGTCGGGCTTGGGCGCGGCGGCCGGGGTCGGATATGTTGAACCGGTCAGGGTGGGGACCGAACGGGGATCGGCTGTGGTGAGCGAGAATTCGGCCGAGACGCGGATGCTGTCCCCGCGAGCGCTTTTCGCGCAGCGATTCACCGAACTCTATGCGGCCGCGGGCAATCCGACGCTGCGTCGCGTCGCCGCGGCCGCCGAGACCCGCATGCGAGCGGCGCAGGGCGCACGGCCCGGCGGCGCGTCCGCGCAGCGCATCAGCGACTGGAAGGCGGGACGGAATGTGCCCGCCCGCTTCGAATCCCTGCTGCCGGTGGTGCTCACCCTCGTCGAGTTGGCCCGCAAGGCCGGTACGCCGCTCACCCGGCAGTTGGCGGAACCCAAGGAATAGCAACGGCTCTGGCAGGCCGCCACCTCCTGGGATCCGGACGAGGATTCCGAAGCCGCCTGCCCCTACCCCGGCCTGAGCCCGTACCGCCGCCAGGACCGCACCCTGTTCTTCGGGCGCACCGCCGCGACCGCCGAGCTCGCCGCCCTGGTCCGCGACGCCACCGGACCGGTCGCCGTCACCGGTGCGTCCGGGGCGGGCAAATCCTCCCTGCTGTCGGCGGGATTGATTCCGGCCCTGGCCGATCGGGAGGTGACGGTCGCCACGCCCGGACCCGATCCGCTCGACACCCTGCTCACCGTATTCGGCAGTGCCGCAGCCGAACCCGGCACACCGATCGCGGCCCGGGTGCGCGCCGCCCTGGCCCCGCGAGCGGACGCGACCTCGCCCCGCCTGCTGGTCATCGACCAATTCGAAGAGGTCTTCACCACCTGCGCCGACGAAGCGGTCCGCGCGGACTTCCTATCTGTCCTACACGAATGCTCCACCCGCGCAGACGATCCGATCACCATCGTGCTCGCCCTCCGCGCCGACTTCTACGCCCCCTGCCTCAACCATCCGGTCCTGCGCGACGCCCTCGAACACCGCAGCTACCCCCTCGGCCCCATGGGGCAGGACGAACTGGCCCAGGCGATCTCGGGTCCCGCCCGCGCGGTCGGCCTCGAACTCGAACCAGGCCTCGAGGAACTCGTCATCACCGAACTCTGCGGCACCGCCGACCACCACGGCCGCCGCACCTACGATCCGGGCGCCCTGCCCCTGCTCTCCCATGTCATGGCCGCCACCTGGCAGCACCGCGACGGCCGCCGCCTCACCACCGCCGGCTACCGCAAGGTCGGCGGCGTCGTCGGCTCGGTCGCCGAAACCGCCGAATACGCCTGGAACGAACTGACTCCCGGCCAGCAGGCCGCCGCCCGCACCCTGCTGCTCGGCCTGGTCTCGGTCCGCCGCGACGCCCGGGACACCCGCCGCCCCGCCCTCCGCCCCGACCTCCTGTCCCGCGCCGGCAACCTCGAAGACGCCACCACGGCCCTGGAACTCCTCGCCCGCACCCGCCTCATCACCCTCGACGCCGACGCCGTCACCCTCACCCACGAAATCGTCCTCACCGCCTGGCCCCGCCTCCGCACCTGGATCGACGAGGACCGCGTCGGCTACCTGGTCCGCCAACGACTGGAAACCGACGCCGCCGAATGGGCCGCCCAGGAACGAGATTCGTCCCTGCTCTACCAGGGCACCCGGCTGGACAATGCCCTCGGCCACGTCGATCCGCCCGCGGTCGGACCGCTCGCGCAGGAGTTCCTCGCCACCGCCGAGCACGCCCGCAGGAAATCCCGCCGGCGCGCCACCTGGACCAAAGCCCGCCTCGCGCTGCTGGCCGCGGCCCTGCTGCTGGTCGCTTTCGGTGCCTACAGCCAGACCCGGCTGGCCGATCAACGCCGTGACGACCGGGATTTCGCGGCCGTGCTGGCCGAGGCGAATCGAGTGCGCTCGGTCGACCCATCGCTGGCGGCACAGCTGAACCTGGTGGCGTGGCGCATGCGTCCGGGCGACGCGACCGCCGAATCTCAACTGCTGCAAACCCAGAATCAGCCATTGATGACCGCGACCCCCCTCTTCACGCAGGCGGTCCGCGAGGTCGCCTTCGGGAAGGGCGGCACGCTGCTGGGGGCGCTGTCCTACAACGGGGCCTTCCAGCTGTCCGATACCAGCGATCCCCGGCATCCGAAGCCGCTGGGCAAGCAACTGGACGGCATCTTCGCATTCGCATTCAGCCCGGACGGCGCCGTCCTCGCCACCACCCCCATGCCCAAGACCGGCGCGACCGACACCATCCTGTGGGACATCTCCGAACCATCGGTCCCCCGGCGTTCGGCGACGCTGCCCACGGCACGCCCCACCACACAGATCGCCTTCACTCCGGACGGCCGCACCCTCGTGACCGTCGACTCCACCGACCTGACGCTCTGGGATACCAGTAACCCGTCCGCACCGGTGATGAGATCGCCCCGGCGACTGCGCAGTTCGCCCGGAACGCCGTACGACCAGATACGGATCAGTCCGAACGGCCGCGTGCTTTCCCTGCTCGGCCTGCCGACGGTCATGAACAGCGGCGGATACGACCAAGCGACGGTGCAGCTCTGGAACATCGCCGACCGAGCCAACCCGGCTCTGCTGAATCCCGCCGTGACCGAACCCGGCGCCATCCGGGAGACCGCGTTCAGTCCCGACAGCACCCTGCTGGCGATCGGCATCGGCGATGGGGCGATGCACCCGACCGGTGACAACGATGCGACCGTGCAACTGTGGGATATCGGCGATCCGGTACACCCGCGCCGGGCCTCGACCTTCGGCACGGCGCTCGGCGAAGGCCTGTGGGCGCTGGAATTCTCGCCGGACGGCCACACCTTGGCGGCCAGCAGTTCGCGCTCGGCAGGACTGTGGAACGTCACCGACCCCACTGCGCCTTCCGCCCTTGGCATCCCGCTGTCGAGCAGTCCGGGCATCTGTCACTACGACGCGGATACGTCCACCCCGTGCGACAGCGGCCCCAGCTCGATGGCCTTCGCCGCCGACGGCCGCACCCTCGTGTCCGGCAGCTGGACCGGTGAGGTGCAGGCCTGGTCGCTACCACCCGCCATCCTCGACGGGCACTCCGCATGGGTGAATCCACCCGTATTCGACGCCACCGGTCATCGGATGGCGGCGATGTCCAGCGATGGACGAATCACGCTGTGGGACCGCCGGGATGACCGGCCGCCCGTCCTGCTGGGCGAATACGGGACGACGCCGCAATTCGGCTTCGTCCAGCTCTCCCCCGACGGGAACACCCTCGTGCTGGGCACCGACAGTGACAGGACGGCGGCGTGCAGCTGTGGGACTTCACCGACCGCGCCCACCCCAAACGCACTGTCACCCTGGCGGATTCATCCCGCAGCATCTGGCGGGTCGCCCTCACCCCCGACGCCGAGCAGATCGTCGCGGGCAGCGCAAACGGCGCACTTCGCCTCTGGGACCTCGACACACAGCACGCCGTCGACCGCATCTGCGCATCCACCGCCACGCGCTGGACCGAAGATCTCTGGCGGCGCCACCTGCCCCAGCTCAGCTACCGTCCGCCCTGCTCCTGACCCCCGGAATTTCCTAGCGCCACACCGGGTTGCCAGCCGTTGGAACCAGCACAGACCAGGTGACAGGACAGGTGAGATGAACGCATTCAACGAGTCGGTGATCGAGGAATTTCGCGCCAAACAGGGGAAGGTGGGCGGGGCCTTCGAAGGGCGCGACAATATGGTCGTGATCACCACCACCGGCGCGAAATCCGGTCGGGCCGTGACCAATCCGCTGGTCTATGTCCCGGACACGGACCGCATCGTCCTGATCGCCTCCAACGGCGGCGTCGACAAACACCCCGCCTGGTACCACAACCTGCGCGCCAACCCCGAACTCACGGTCGAACTCGGCACCGAAACCTACACGGGCAAAGCCGAATTCCTCAGCGGCGCCGAAGCAGACGCCCTCTACGAGCGCATGATCGACCTCATGCCCGTGTTCGCCGAATACCGCGCCAAAACCACCCGCCGAATCCCAGTGGTAGCCATCTACCGAGCCTGACCCCACCGAGGGACCATACCGGCAGCGGGCGGTGACACAGCAAAGTCCCAGGCAATGCGCAGGGACTCCGGAGTTTCGGGCCAGATCATCGACACGGCCCGCCGCAGCGTGCCGACGGTATGAGCAGGATCGGCGGGGTAGAGGAATGCTGGGCGCACATGGAGTGGCCGCACTGGTCGCGGTGGCCGGATACGCGCTGATCGCGCAGCACGCGACGGCAGCGAGTGCGACACACGAGAAAACCTATTCCACGCCAAACGGATTCGAGTTCACCGTCGGGCTGCGGGATGTGGACGCCCAGCAGGTGCCGGCGATGAACGGGATGCCGACCAATCGGGAAGTGTTCATGAGCGGGACCGCG
This sequence is a window from Nocardia yunnanensis. Protein-coding genes within it:
- a CDS encoding nitroreductase/quinone reductase family protein is translated as MSPYRRQDRTLFFGRTAATAELAALVRDATGPVAVTGASGAGKSSLLSAGLIPALADREVTVATPGPDPLDTLLTVFGSAAAEPGTPIAARVRAALAPRADATSPRLLVIDQFEEVFTTCADEAVRADFLSVLHECSTRADDPITIVLALRADFYAPCLNHPVLRDALEHRSYPLGPMGQDELAQAISGPARAVGLELEPGLEELVITELCGTADHHGRRTYDPGALPLLSHVMAATWQHRDGRRLTTAGYRKVGGVVGSVAETAEYAWNELTPGQQAAARTLLLGLVSVRRDARDTRRPALRPDLLSRAGNLEDATTALELLARTRLITLDADAVTLTHEIVLTAWPRLRTWIDEDRVGYLVRQRLETDAAEWAAQERDSSLLYQGTRLDNALGHVDPPAVGPLAQEFLATAEHARRKSRRRATWTKARLALLAAALLLVAFGAYSQTRLADQRRDDRDFAAVLAEANRVRSVDPSLAAQLNLVAWRMRPGDATAESQLLQTQNQPLMTATPLFTQAVREVAFGKGGTLLGALSYNGAFQLSDTSDPRHPKPLGKQLDGIFAFAFSPDGAVLATTPMPKTGATDTILWDISEPSVPRRSATLPTARPTTQIAFTPDGRTLVTVDSTDLTLWDTSNPSAPVMRSPRRLRSSPGTPYDQIRISPNGRVLSLLGLPTVMNSGGYDQATVQLWNIADRANPALLNPAVTEPGAIRETAFSPDSTLLAIGIGDGAMHPTGDNDATVQLWDIGDPVHPRRASTFGTALGEGLWALEFSPDGHTLAASSSRSAGLWNVTDPTAPSALGIPLSSSPGICHYDADTSTPCDSGPSSMAFAADGRTLVSGSWTGEVQAWSLPPAILDGHSAWVNPPVFDATGHRMAAMSSDGRITLWDRRDDRPPVLLGEYGTTPQFGFVQLSPDGNTLVLGTDSDRTAACSCGTSPTAPTPNALSPWRIHPAASGGSPSPPTPSRSSRAAQTAHFASGTSTHSTPSTASAHPPPRAGPKISGGATCPSSATVRPAPDPRNFLAPHRVASRWNQHRPGDRTGEMNAFNESVIEEFRAKQGKVGGAFEGRDNMVVITTTGAKSGRAVTNPLVYVPDTDRIVLIASNGGVDKHPAWYHNLRANPELTVELGTETYTGKAEFLSGAEADALYERMIDLMPVFAEYRAKTTRRIPVVAIYRA